One genomic segment of Kribbella jejuensis includes these proteins:
- a CDS encoding L,D-transpeptidase — protein sequence MRKHGLAVAGICVLLLAGTACSDTNGNSNGGQSTPSASTSQSGTPGASTTPGDSTTPSGSNQAASIAVVPAKGATSVQPDKPVTVTSTGGKLTTITLKDDDGDTVDGTFNGDKTQWTSSDLLKPGATYTLSGSAEGTDGATVPVSSSFKTLKASRSLKASIAPLNNDTVGVAYPVQIYWNNPVKDRAAVEKRLSVKTSVPVDGTWHWVSSKQVNYRPKNYWPTGTKVTVNVDTQGVNAGNNTWGTASRTISFTIGKSVVSHVDVKKHVMTVTINGKLARTIPITAGKDGFTTRSGVKVIMEKYTTKRMDAATVGIKPGDPNYYNIPDVKWAQRVTSSGEFLHGAPWSVGSQGSVNVSHGCVGMSLKDAQWYFGQTLIGDPVIVTGTNRTMEPGNGWTDWNTTWAAYKAGSALS from the coding sequence GTGAGGAAGCACGGCCTTGCCGTGGCGGGCATCTGTGTCCTGCTGCTGGCCGGCACGGCGTGCAGCGACACGAACGGGAACAGCAACGGCGGTCAGTCGACGCCGAGCGCCTCCACGTCGCAGAGCGGTACGCCGGGCGCGTCGACCACGCCCGGTGACTCGACCACCCCGTCGGGCAGCAACCAGGCCGCCAGCATCGCCGTCGTGCCCGCGAAGGGCGCCACCTCCGTGCAGCCGGACAAGCCGGTCACGGTGACCAGCACGGGCGGCAAGCTCACCACCATCACGCTGAAGGACGACGACGGCGACACGGTCGACGGCACGTTCAACGGCGACAAGACCCAGTGGACCTCGTCCGACCTGCTGAAGCCCGGCGCGACGTACACGCTGAGCGGTTCGGCCGAGGGCACCGACGGCGCCACCGTGCCGGTGAGCTCGAGCTTCAAGACGCTGAAGGCCTCGCGCAGCCTGAAGGCCTCGATCGCCCCGCTGAACAACGACACCGTCGGCGTCGCGTACCCGGTCCAGATCTACTGGAACAACCCGGTCAAGGACCGCGCCGCGGTCGAGAAGCGCCTGTCGGTGAAGACCTCGGTCCCGGTCGACGGCACCTGGCACTGGGTGAGCAGCAAGCAGGTCAACTACCGCCCGAAGAACTACTGGCCGACCGGCACCAAGGTGACGGTGAACGTCGACACCCAGGGCGTGAACGCCGGGAACAACACCTGGGGCACCGCCAGCCGGACGATCAGCTTCACGATCGGCAAGTCCGTGGTCAGCCACGTCGACGTGAAGAAGCACGTGATGACCGTCACGATCAACGGCAAGCTGGCTCGGACGATCCCGATCACCGCCGGCAAGGACGGGTTCACCACGCGCAGCGGCGTCAAGGTGATCATGGAGAAGTACACGACCAAGCGGATGGACGCGGCCACCGTCGGCATCAAGCCCGGCGACCCGAACTACTACAACATCCCGGACGTGAAGTGGGCGCAGCGCGTCACGAGCTCCGGTGAGTTCCTGCACGGCGCCCCGTGGTCGGTCGGCAGCCAGGGCAGCGTCAACGTCAGCCACGGCTGCGTCGGCATGAGCCTCAAGGACGCCCAGTGGTACTTCGGTCAGACCCTGATCGGCGACCCGGTCATCGTCACCGGCACCAACCGCACGATGGAGCCCGGCAACGGCTGGACCGACTGGAACACCACCTGGGCCGCCTACAAGGCCGGCTCCGCCCTGTCCTGA
- a CDS encoding cytochrome c oxidase subunit 4 — MKVEAWVFGILSVFLIVVTPIYWLMSDDPTGTTALVMTFFLSLLVAFYLSVTARRMDARPEDRKEAEIVEGAGELGFFPPYSWWPLWCAMTLAVVVLGIVFGWWLFIAGVGTGIITLSGFIFEYYRGDHAH; from the coding sequence GTGAAGGTCGAAGCCTGGGTCTTCGGGATCCTGAGTGTGTTCCTGATCGTCGTCACGCCGATCTACTGGCTGATGTCGGACGACCCCACCGGTACGACCGCACTGGTGATGACGTTCTTCCTGTCGCTGCTGGTGGCGTTCTACCTGAGCGTCACCGCGCGCCGGATGGACGCCCGGCCGGAGGACCGCAAGGAAGCGGAGATCGTGGAAGGAGCCGGCGAGCTCGGCTTCTTCCCGCCGTACTCCTGGTGGCCGCTGTGGTGCGCGATGACGCTGGCGGTCGTTGTCCTCGGCATCGTGTTCGGCTGGTGGCTGTTCATCGCCGGTGTCGGGACCGGCATCATCACGCTGAGCGGATTCATCTTCGAGTACTACCGTGGTGACCACGCTCACTAG
- the ctaD gene encoding cytochrome c oxidase subunit I, translating to MGSTTTLPRRRSKGQLLVKYLTTTDHKLIGHLYLITSFAFFLIGGVMALLIRAELAKPGLQIVNEEVYNQLFTMHGTIMLLLFATPLFVGFANEIMPIQIGAPDVAFPRLNMFSYWLFLFGGLITISGFFTPGGAADFGWFAYAPLSNAVRSPGVGGDLWIMGLWMAGLGTILGAVNFITTIITMRAPGMTMFRMPIFTWNILVTSILVLIAFPILAAALLVLEADRTLGAHVFDAANGGPILWQHLFWFFGHPEVYIIALPFFGIITEILPVFSRKPVFGYIGLVSATLGIAVLSVAVWAHHMFVTGAVNLPFFSFMTFLIAVPTGVKFFNWIGTIWGGSVSFDTPMLWSVGFLTTFLFGGLTGIILASPALDYQLSDSYFVVAHFHYVVFGTVVFAMFAGFYYWWPKFTGRMLDEKLGKLHFWLLFIGFHTTFLVQHWLGVEGMPRRYADYAPNEGFTTLNEVSSVGAFILGASMLPFFYNVYKSRKAPLVGVDDPWGWGRSLEWATSCPPPRHNFERLPRIRSESPAFDLHHAELALAEYSDNRAGKDNLLDAGEDQGRVDHLVEQAGTDTDGRDKA from the coding sequence ATCGGTAGCACCACCACGTTGCCGAGGCGGCGCAGCAAGGGCCAGTTGCTGGTCAAGTACCTGACCACGACCGACCACAAGCTGATCGGGCACCTGTACCTGATCACGTCGTTCGCGTTCTTCCTGATCGGCGGTGTGATGGCGCTGCTGATCCGCGCCGAGCTCGCCAAGCCGGGCCTGCAGATCGTGAACGAGGAGGTCTACAACCAGCTCTTCACGATGCACGGCACGATCATGCTGCTGCTGTTCGCGACCCCGCTGTTCGTCGGCTTCGCGAACGAGATCATGCCGATCCAGATCGGCGCCCCGGACGTCGCGTTCCCGCGGCTGAACATGTTCAGTTACTGGCTGTTCCTGTTCGGCGGCCTGATCACGATCAGCGGCTTCTTCACTCCGGGCGGCGCGGCCGACTTCGGCTGGTTCGCCTACGCCCCGCTGTCGAACGCGGTCCGTTCGCCGGGCGTCGGTGGCGACCTGTGGATCATGGGTCTGTGGATGGCCGGTCTGGGCACGATCCTGGGTGCGGTCAACTTCATCACCACGATCATCACCATGCGCGCCCCGGGTATGACGATGTTCCGGATGCCGATCTTCACCTGGAACATCCTGGTCACGTCGATCCTGGTGCTGATCGCGTTCCCGATCCTGGCGGCGGCGCTGCTGGTGCTGGAGGCGGATCGAACACTCGGGGCCCATGTCTTCGACGCGGCCAACGGCGGACCAATACTCTGGCAACACCTGTTCTGGTTCTTCGGCCATCCCGAGGTGTACATCATCGCGCTGCCGTTCTTCGGCATCATCACCGAGATCCTGCCGGTCTTCAGCCGCAAGCCGGTCTTCGGCTACATCGGCCTGGTCAGCGCGACGCTCGGGATCGCGGTGCTGTCGGTGGCGGTGTGGGCGCACCACATGTTCGTCACCGGCGCGGTGAACCTGCCGTTCTTCTCGTTCATGACGTTCCTGATCGCGGTCCCGACCGGCGTGAAGTTCTTCAACTGGATCGGCACGATCTGGGGCGGTTCGGTCTCGTTCGACACCCCGATGCTCTGGTCGGTGGGCTTCCTGACCACCTTCCTGTTCGGTGGTCTGACCGGCATCATCCTGGCCTCGCCGGCACTGGACTACCAGCTGTCCGACTCGTACTTCGTGGTCGCGCACTTCCACTACGTCGTCTTCGGCACGGTGGTGTTCGCGATGTTCGCCGGGTTCTACTACTGGTGGCCGAAGTTCACCGGCCGGATGCTCGACGAGAAGCTCGGCAAGCTGCACTTCTGGCTGCTGTTCATCGGCTTCCACACGACGTTCCTGGTGCAGCACTGGCTGGGCGTCGAGGGCATGCCCCGGCGGTACGCCGACTACGCGCCGAACGAGGGCTTCACCACGCTGAACGAGGTCTCCAGCGTCGGTGCCTTCATCCTGGGCGCGTCGATGCTGCCGTTCTTCTACAACGTGTACAAGTCGCGCAAGGCGCCGCTGGTCGGCGTCGACGATCCGTGGGGCTGGGGCCGGTCGCTGGAGTGGGCGACCAGCTGCCCGCCGCCGCGGCACAACTTCGAGAGGTTGCCCCGGATCCGTTCGGAGTCGCCCGCGTTCGACCTGCACCACGCCGAGCTGGCCCTCGCCGAGTACTCGGACAACCGGGCCGGCAAGGACAACCTGCTGGACGCCGGTGAGGACCAGGGCAGGGTTGACCACCTGGTCGAGCAGGCCGGGACCGACACCGACGGGAGGGACAAGGCGTGA
- the coxB gene encoding cytochrome c oxidase subunit II, protein MGSNGTPGVEERPASSAGATRPAKRRLLVGAAVVLGTTLLTGCSSATTEQWKRLGLPEGASDRTEAIRSLWIGAWTAALIVGVMVWGLILWVSVRYRKRNENAPRQVRYNLPLEVLYTLAPFAIIGVLFFYTVEHGNQVTKMDANPQHTVNVVGQQWQWTFNYKDTVDGQQGVWETGTLDKPATLWLPVNESVHFDLTSPDVIHSFWVPSFYFKLDVIPGRTNKFELTPTKTGTFAGKCAELCGLYHSRMVFTVKVVSRDEYDAHLKELAAKGQTGAATGGADATTIPGTGEGQK, encoded by the coding sequence GTGGGTTCGAACGGCACGCCCGGAGTGGAGGAGCGACCGGCAAGTTCTGCCGGCGCCACACGTCCGGCGAAGCGACGCCTGCTGGTCGGTGCGGCGGTGGTGCTCGGCACCACACTGCTGACCGGTTGTTCGTCGGCGACCACTGAGCAGTGGAAGCGACTCGGTCTGCCCGAGGGCGCATCGGACCGGACCGAGGCGATCCGCAGCCTCTGGATCGGTGCCTGGACCGCCGCCCTGATCGTCGGCGTGATGGTCTGGGGCCTGATCCTCTGGGTCAGCGTGCGGTACCGCAAGCGCAATGAGAACGCCCCCCGGCAGGTGCGGTACAACCTGCCGCTCGAGGTGCTCTACACCTTGGCGCCGTTCGCGATCATCGGCGTGCTCTTCTTCTACACCGTCGAGCACGGCAACCAGGTCACGAAGATGGACGCCAACCCGCAGCACACCGTGAACGTGGTGGGCCAGCAGTGGCAGTGGACCTTCAACTACAAGGACACCGTCGACGGGCAGCAGGGCGTCTGGGAGACCGGCACGCTGGACAAGCCCGCCACGCTGTGGCTGCCGGTGAACGAGTCGGTGCACTTCGACCTGACCTCGCCGGACGTCATCCACTCCTTCTGGGTGCCGTCGTTCTACTTCAAGCTCGACGTCATCCCGGGCCGGACCAACAAGTTCGAGCTCACCCCGACCAAGACCGGCACCTTCGCCGGTAAGTGCGCCGAGCTCTGCGGGCTCTACCACAGCCGGATGGTGTTCACCGTCAAGGTGGTCAGCCGGGACGAGTACGACGCACACCTGAAGGAACTGGCCGCCAAGGGCCAGACCGGAGCCGCAACCGGTGGCGCCGACGCCACCACCATTCCCGGTACAGGGGAGGGCCAGAAGTGA
- a CDS encoding cysteine desulfurase family protein, translating to MSERAYLDAASAEPMHPAAREMLLSAVDSGWADPVRLHHEGGTARLLLDNARAVLADAVGVRPDELYLTTSGTAAIQAGLAAVRAARRRAGTTVVHSAVEHSAVLHSAGSDGVEVGVDVQGRVDQEAFKDAVRRPGVGVAAVQSANHEVGTRQPIAAIAQDCGDVPLFVDASASVGHDAVPDGWSVLAASAHKWGGPAGVGLLAVRKGTRIAPGWPMDEREDGLSPGFPNVPNALAAAAALQARLAEAEELDKQQRTWIDEVRRRVAADIADVEVVGDPEDRLPHILTFSCLYVDGEALVTALDAEGFAVSSGSACTSSTLRPSHVLAAMGVLTHGNVRVSLSRETTYAEIDRFCRVLPGIVGRIRAEVGM from the coding sequence GTGAGCGAGCGTGCGTATCTGGACGCCGCGTCGGCCGAGCCGATGCACCCCGCCGCGCGGGAAATGTTGCTGTCGGCAGTGGATTCCGGATGGGCCGATCCGGTGCGCCTGCACCACGAGGGCGGGACCGCGAGGCTGTTGCTGGACAACGCCCGCGCGGTGCTCGCGGACGCAGTCGGCGTCCGGCCGGACGAGCTGTACCTGACCACGTCCGGTACGGCCGCGATCCAGGCGGGACTGGCCGCCGTACGAGCTGCCCGCCGTCGCGCCGGCACCACGGTTGTCCACAGCGCGGTCGAGCATTCCGCCGTTCTGCACAGTGCTGGCTCGGATGGTGTTGAGGTCGGGGTGGACGTGCAGGGCCGAGTGGATCAGGAGGCGTTCAAGGACGCCGTACGGCGACCTGGCGTGGGGGTGGCTGCTGTTCAGTCCGCCAACCACGAAGTCGGTACCAGGCAACCGATCGCTGCGATCGCTCAGGACTGTGGCGACGTACCGCTCTTTGTGGATGCCTCGGCTTCTGTAGGGCACGACGCCGTACCGGACGGGTGGTCGGTGCTGGCCGCGAGCGCGCACAAGTGGGGCGGTCCCGCCGGGGTCGGGCTGCTGGCAGTGCGGAAAGGTACGCGGATCGCTCCCGGCTGGCCGATGGACGAGAGAGAGGACGGCCTCTCCCCCGGGTTCCCGAATGTGCCGAACGCGCTGGCTGCGGCCGCGGCGTTGCAGGCGCGGCTGGCCGAGGCCGAGGAACTCGACAAGCAGCAGAGAACGTGGATCGATGAGGTACGGCGTCGTGTGGCCGCGGACATCGCCGACGTCGAGGTAGTCGGCGATCCGGAGGACCGCCTGCCGCACATCCTGACGTTCTCGTGTCTCTATGTGGACGGGGAGGCGCTGGTGACCGCCCTGGATGCGGAGGGGTTTGCTGTCTCCAGCGGATCCGCCTGTACCTCCAGTACGTTGCGGCCGTCGCACGTGCTGGCGGCGATGGGCGTGCTGACCCACGGGAACGTCCGGGTCTCGCTCAGCCGGGAGACGACGTACGCCGAGATCGACAGGTTCTGCCGGGTCCTGCCTGGGATTGTGGGGCGGATCCGGGCCGAGGTGGGCATGTGA
- a CDS encoding sulfurtransferase TusA family protein — protein sequence MNVELDCRGLLCPLPVIKLAKTLPTVAIGDTVTVLADDPAAATDIPAWCRMRTQDLVSATQNQYVVQRLS from the coding sequence GTGAACGTCGAACTGGACTGCCGCGGGCTGCTCTGCCCACTCCCCGTGATCAAACTGGCCAAGACGCTACCGACCGTTGCCATCGGCGACACAGTCACCGTGCTTGCAGACGACCCCGCCGCAGCCACCGACATCCCCGCATGGTGCCGTATGCGCACTCAGGACCTCGTGTCAGCCACACAAAACCAGTACGTCGTACAGCGGCTCAGCTGA
- a CDS encoding SIR2 family NAD-dependent protein deacylase: MDTVGGVIDAERIAVLTGAGVSTASGIPDFRGPEGVWTKNPGAEAMFDIDEYVASREVRVAAWKHRLAVPVWTLEPNPGHLALVELERQGRLTGLITQNVDGLHQKAGSSPELVHELHGTVWHVDCLQCGRRLPMADVLPRLEAGDEDPACEACGGILKSATVSFGQSLDRTVLDRAVAATEAADLFLAVGTSLQVYPAAGLCDLALNSGKPLVILNAQPTPYDEHATTVLRTPIETTLPDLVTLP, translated from the coding sequence ATGGATACCGTCGGGGGTGTGATCGACGCTGAGCGGATTGCTGTGCTGACTGGAGCGGGTGTGTCCACTGCCTCCGGGATTCCTGACTTTCGGGGGCCGGAGGGGGTTTGGACCAAGAACCCGGGGGCGGAGGCGATGTTCGATATCGACGAGTACGTCGCCAGCCGGGAGGTCCGGGTGGCGGCCTGGAAGCACCGGCTCGCCGTGCCGGTCTGGACGCTCGAGCCGAACCCGGGCCACCTGGCCCTCGTCGAGCTGGAGAGGCAAGGCCGCCTGACCGGGCTGATCACCCAGAACGTCGACGGGCTCCACCAGAAGGCCGGGTCATCGCCGGAGCTGGTCCACGAGTTGCACGGCACGGTCTGGCACGTCGACTGCCTGCAGTGCGGGCGGCGCCTTCCGATGGCCGACGTACTCCCCAGGCTCGAGGCCGGGGACGAGGACCCGGCCTGCGAGGCGTGTGGCGGCATTCTGAAATCAGCGACGGTCTCCTTCGGTCAGTCGCTCGACAGGACGGTCCTGGACCGAGCCGTGGCGGCCACCGAGGCAGCAGACCTGTTCCTGGCGGTCGGTACGTCTCTTCAGGTCTACCCAGCCGCGGGTCTGTGTGACCTCGCGCTGAACTCCGGCAAGCCGCTGGTCATCCTGAATGCGCAGCCGACGCCGTACGACGAGCATGCGACGACGGTGCTCCGTACGCCGATCGAGACGACGCTCCCGGACCTCGTGACCTTACCGTGA